The following coding sequences lie in one Mycoplasma tauri genomic window:
- a CDS encoding carbohydrate ABC transporter permease: MFETKLKIRRWWSNIKLRKNRETTAHQVRDKSLFSLVTWTFLKVAVLTLFAAIILFPFFYMITISFMPKHQADLLNSEFSFWPRYWDKSNYSDAINSGNGQGSGYWFAFGLTLANVVFSIAAKIFVTMLCGYAFSLKKWRGKEFVWGLFMSLLVLPEVALLFGQFKVVATIDNKTEILNSFIGAISMIALPFVASIFNALMFRNAFEAIPGRIKEVAMVDGCVGGKYLFKIAIPMVQPTTLTIIILTTLASWNSYLWPSLLFASKRYEIMSVWLFNVGRVELDGTTKVLQSVKMAGAVLVILPMFIFYFLFRRRIMNAISRQGSAIKG, from the coding sequence ATGTTTGAAACAAAATTAAAAATTCGCCGGTGATGATCGAATATCAAACTAAGAAAGAATAGAGAAACTACAGCACATCAGGTTCGTGATAAGTCTTTATTTTCTCTTGTTACATGAACATTCTTAAAAGTTGCTGTATTGACGCTATTTGCTGCTATTATTCTTTTTCCGTTCTTTTATATGATAACAATATCATTCATGCCAAAGCATCAAGCAGATTTGCTTAATTCTGAATTTTCTTTCTGACCTAGATATTGAGATAAATCAAACTATAGTGATGCTATAAATAGTGGAAATGGTCAAGGAAGTGGATATTGATTTGCTTTTGGACTTACATTAGCAAATGTTGTATTCTCTATTGCTGCAAAAATATTTGTAACAATGTTATGTGGTTATGCATTTTCACTTAAAAAATGAAGAGGTAAAGAGTTTGTCTGAGGTCTATTCATGTCATTACTTGTTTTACCTGAAGTTGCATTACTATTTGGACAATTTAAAGTAGTTGCAACTATTGATAATAAGACTGAAATCTTAAATAGTTTTATTGGTGCAATTTCTATGATAGCTCTTCCATTTGTTGCTTCAATTTTCAACGCTTTAATGTTTAGAAATGCTTTTGAAGCAATTCCAGGAAGAATTAAAGAAGTTGCTATGGTTGATGGTTGTGTTGGTGGTAAGTATTTGTTTAAAATAGCTATACCAATGGTTCAACCTACTACATTAACAATTATTATTCTTACAACTCTTGCATCTTGAAACTCATACTTATGACCATCATTATTATTTGCTTCTAAGAGATATGAAATTATGTCAGTTTGATTGTTCAATGTTGGTCGTGTTGAACTTGATGGTACAACTAAAGTTCTTCAAAGTGTTAAAATGGCTGGTGCTGTGCTTGTTATTCTTCCTATGTTTATCTTCTACTTCTTATTTAGAAGAAGAATTATGAATGCAATTTCAAGACAAGGTAGTGCAATTAAAGGTTAG
- a CDS encoding Vmc-like lipoprotein signal peptide domain-containing protein, translated as MKKNKLLLSLAPVSVFSIASIAVSCKNDNQKPENGTSNEEAKPSTPDTPAPVDPSTPKTDDNSGTQSTPTPEEDNNQSKSSVMNYYSLLKDKKVNEFTQKVSEYINYLEFYYGLQNYVDNFYLLDDSPSNTYSKGKDAQGKEIELTESEKKYIPYLIEIKDSLKMAKSLSKDSNNAAYINAVFNDFSNKVITKLKSIVDFNTSVLAELEKLNDDTELSLNEEQKQKLEEKIISAIDENKGKSLLDKYVSIQNVINEYLFEQLYPKQYERLMAISHLTDDEKAMYDEKINAIWDRVQSLEGFDYSKYGHFGLYKSAMQEIEKLIEKAMVIPISKTLHDIMWKNKFDNLAKKVWSNKNFTSEDRNDLLRLIDEEYFKAIKNGNLEKTYNYINKLIEDQIKSKESSDDNSSAGGTSSGTETIKQDQPGNSDSTANKKLEEAKLEYENLSRKFKEEAEKLEPKLSKNGELKTEFLKYKAEAERHIDNISSQNNDPIEKYQLVNEGIKKGLEELKKNWS; from the coding sequence ATGAAAAAAAATAAACTACTACTATCATTAGCACCAGTTTCTGTTTTTTCTATAGCAAGCATTGCTGTTTCATGTAAAAATGATAACCAAAAACCAGAAAATGGAACTTCTAATGAAGAAGCTAAACCATCTACACCAGATACTCCTGCTCCTGTAGATCCAAGTACTCCTAAAACAGACGATAATTCAGGAACTCAATCAACTCCTACTCCTGAGGAAGATAATAATCAATCAAAATCATCCGTGATGAACTATTATTCTTTATTAAAAGATAAAAAAGTTAATGAATTTACTCAAAAAGTTAGTGAATATATAAATTATTTAGAATTCTATTACGGTTTACAAAATTATGTAGATAATTTCTATTTATTAGATGATTCTCCTTCAAATACTTACTCAAAAGGTAAAGATGCACAAGGTAAAGAAATAGAATTAACTGAAAGCGAAAAAAAATACATTCCTTATCTTATTGAAATAAAAGATTCATTAAAAATGGCTAAATCTCTTTCTAAAGATTCTAATAATGCAGCATATATAAACGCTGTTTTCAACGATTTCTCTAATAAAGTTATTACAAAATTAAAATCAATAGTAGATTTTAATACATCAGTACTAGCTGAATTAGAAAAATTAAATGATGACACTGAATTATCATTAAATGAAGAACAAAAACAAAAACTTGAAGAAAAGATAATTTCAGCAATTGATGAAAATAAAGGCAAATCATTATTAGATAAGTATGTTAGCATTCAAAATGTTATAAACGAATATCTTTTTGAACAATTATATCCTAAACAATATGAAAGATTAATGGCAATAAGTCATTTAACCGATGATGAGAAAGCAATGTATGATGAAAAAATAAATGCAATTTGAGATAGAGTACAAAGTCTTGAAGGTTTTGATTATTCTAAATATGGTCATTTTGGTTTATATAAATCAGCAATGCAAGAAATTGAAAAACTTATTGAAAAAGCTATGGTAATTCCAATTTCTAAAACATTACATGACATAATGTGAAAAAATAAATTTGATAATTTAGCTAAAAAAGTTTGATCTAATAAAAACTTTACATCTGAAGATCGTAACGATTTGTTGCGCCTAATAGATGAAGAGTATTTTAAAGCCATTAAAAACGGAAATTTAGAAAAAACTTATAATTATATTAATAAATTAATTGAAGATCAAATTAAATCAAAAGAATCTTCTGATGATAATTCATCTGCTGGTGGAACTTCAAGTGGAACAGAAACAATTAAACAAGATCAACCTGGTAATAGTGATTCTACAGCTAATAAAAAACTTGAAGAAGCTAAATTAGAATATGAAAATTTATCAAGGAAATTTAAAGAAGAGGCTGAAAAATTAGAACCTAAATTATCTAAAAATGGAGAACTTAAAACAGAATTTTTAAAATATAAAGCTGAGGCTGAAAGACATATTGATAACATTTCTTCTCAAAATAATGATCCAATAGAGAAATATCAACTAGTTAATGAGGGTATTAAAAAAGGTTTAGAAGAATTGAAAAAAAATTGAAGCTAA
- a CDS encoding coiled-coil domain-containing protein — protein sequence MKKNKRKKLVVIASILTISSAISAVVASLVFAAKPKEKEKSFETKKNETDLRNEKNHAFAVIENLTKISQTEKDEYKSKIESINNPNEYEKINEIVEDAKQEDSKRLNETNSDDSSQTSNQQSDQQSDQTVTQEQLNVKKINKKAEVSTLTDLPEPLQNEFIQQIEAVNNPKNSTQIETILENAKTKNEQYKELKQNKTTKKNELNSLSKLPSNERANYEQQIEAIDNPDDSARIDEIVQSAKAREEQYQELNTNKVKATQDINELNELPQEIQNQYKDQITNITTPEQIGNISQILQDAKAKNEQYKELKDKKEQAILNIDQLIDIPETRRQEIKNNVASIVEPDNINNVSQILQDAKREAQLWKVKNDAKRQIKELVYLESEMKNQFESEIDRISNENELHQIVERAKQADIQARIKQAKDNGKNQIQELQFLGQDKKDQYKGRIDLINSVEQLSEIESIFEQAKDDDKWAELEFRKKEAETKIQNNDYTSPGSKQTRISEVRKINHPSEIYKIDEIIKILEKEAEKLKAGIIWSKWIKRLEWVVNENTKKVIFNVHEAPIGELQLKRVIDNSKVCEIIFKNSLTNEEYFRIPYSSEQNPSNSTYFIYKQTDTENQEDNHIECVVDLTNEKGDKKYTIDQVLIRDDAGEYPIHIRNKWGITTKLEFSLNSGSVQNSYTKPVKNK from the coding sequence ATGAAAAAAAATAAGCGTAAGAAGTTAGTGGTGATTGCAAGCATATTAACAATTAGTTCAGCCATTTCAGCAGTGGTAGCATCTTTGGTGTTTGCAGCAAAACCAAAGGAAAAAGAAAAATCATTTGAAACAAAGAAAAATGAAACAGATTTAAGAAACGAAAAAAATCATGCATTCGCTGTTATTGAAAACTTAACAAAAATATCTCAAACTGAAAAAGATGAATATAAATCAAAAATTGAATCCATTAATAATCCAAATGAATATGAAAAGATTAATGAAATTGTTGAAGATGCAAAACAAGAGGATTCTAAAAGATTAAATGAAACTAATTCTGATGACAGTTCACAAACAAGTAACCAACAAAGTGATCAACAAAGTGATCAAACAGTAACACAAGAACAATTAAATGTAAAAAAAATTAATAAAAAAGCTGAAGTAAGTACATTGACAGATTTACCAGAACCACTTCAAAATGAATTCATACAGCAAATTGAAGCAGTTAATAATCCTAAAAATTCTACTCAAATTGAAACAATATTAGAAAATGCTAAAACTAAAAATGAACAGTACAAAGAACTAAAACAAAATAAAACAACCAAGAAAAATGAACTAAACTCATTATCTAAACTGCCATCTAATGAACGCGCTAATTACGAACAACAAATTGAAGCAATCGATAATCCAGATGATTCAGCTAGAATTGATGAAATTGTGCAAAGTGCAAAAGCTAGAGAAGAACAATATCAAGAACTTAATACAAATAAAGTAAAAGCAACACAAGATATTAATGAATTGAATGAATTACCTCAAGAAATTCAAAACCAATATAAAGATCAAATTACAAATATCACAACACCAGAACAAATTGGCAATATTTCACAAATATTGCAAGATGCTAAAGCTAAAAATGAACAATACAAAGAATTAAAAGATAAAAAAGAGCAAGCAATATTAAATATTGATCAACTAATCGATATACCTGAAACAAGAAGACAAGAGATTAAAAATAATGTTGCAAGTATAGTCGAACCAGATAACATAAATAATGTATCACAAATATTACAAGATGCTAAACGAGAAGCTCAGCTTTGAAAAGTTAAAAATGATGCTAAAAGACAAATTAAGGAACTTGTTTATCTTGAGTCAGAAATGAAAAATCAATTTGAGAGTGAGATTGATAGAATAAGTAACGAAAACGAATTACATCAAATTGTCGAAAGAGCAAAACAAGCTGACATTCAAGCAAGAATAAAACAAGCAAAAGATAATGGTAAGAATCAAATTCAAGAACTTCAATTCTTAGGACAAGATAAAAAAGATCAATATAAAGGAAGAATTGATCTAATTAACAGTGTTGAACAATTAAGTGAAATTGAATCAATTTTTGAACAAGCAAAAGATGATGATAAATGAGCTGAACTAGAATTTAGAAAAAAAGAAGCAGAGACAAAAATACAAAACAATGACTATACTTCACCTGGTAGTAAACAGACTAGAATAAGTGAAGTAAGAAAGATTAATCATCCAAGTGAAATATATAAAATTGATGAAATAATTAAAATACTTGAAAAAGAAGCCGAAAAGCTAAAAGCTGGAATAATTTGATCAAAATGAATTAAGAGATTAGAATGAGTGGTTAACGAAAACACAAAAAAAGTTATTTTTAATGTTCATGAAGCTCCTATTGGGGAATTACAACTTAAACGCGTTATTGATAATTCAAAAGTTTGCGAAATTATATTTAAAAATTCACTAACAAATGAAGAATATTTTAGAATTCCTTATAGTAGTGAACAAAACCCTTCTAATTCGACTTACTTCATATATAAACAAACTGACACCGAGAATCAGGAAGACAATCATATCGAATGTGTTGTAGATTTAACTAATGAAAAAGGCGATAAAAAATATACAATCGATCAAGTATTAATACGTGATGATGCAGGGGAATACCCAATACATATTAGGAATAAATGAGGCATAACAACAAAACTAGAATTTTCATTAAATTCAGGTTCTGTTCAAAATTCATATACTAAACCAGTTAAAAATAAATAA
- a CDS encoding YitT family protein, which produces MSNVSNNKLTKNFLETKLTKRKKELEQKHKENLQKLQDFDKNKDDIEYKTYFGSDNYKKLKMARYAYDNNSLHKNNKQVKKRQIRLYCKRIILIFIAAMIFNFGVLAFLNRGDTIPSGLSGFPMLAILIAKSRGVQLDPYFALLYVGINIPLLLGFGFKVKRSFILLTVAFMSFQIISNIIYTIPEVKNFILQYTNIASGWYKNIVINFKNEDGSTTSIFLENSTGWPILINGVLGSICVGIPVAIAWKNGGSTGGTDIIAYYFSTKKQKNVAAVMLMVSLCSTSLFLLVFGIAAPHSEAIDLSLVRQDYLTINSEETKMTGKLVLDATNNITQQQFTERYISPRTVFGLREFSTILYIIINNVLLGILYPKYKKVTLEISCKNPEDILQYLKDIKYWHSYTIYTARSGYLDSDIKIISTTLLYLESKDLIDDIKLIDPKAWVAIKPVEEVKGSFNTSFVEN; this is translated from the coding sequence ATGAGTAATGTTTCAAATAACAAACTGACCAAAAATTTTCTTGAAACCAAATTAACAAAAAGAAAAAAAGAGTTAGAACAAAAACATAAAGAAAATTTACAAAAACTTCAAGACTTTGACAAAAATAAAGATGATATAGAATACAAAACATACTTTGGAAGTGATAATTATAAAAAATTAAAAATGGCAAGATATGCTTATGACAATAATTCTTTACATAAAAATAATAAACAAGTGAAGAAAAGACAAATTCGCTTATACTGTAAAAGAATTATTTTAATTTTTATAGCTGCTATGATTTTTAATTTTGGAGTTCTTGCATTTCTAAATCGTGGTGACACTATCCCGAGCGGTTTATCTGGATTCCCAATGTTGGCTATCTTAATAGCTAAAAGTAGAGGAGTTCAATTAGATCCATACTTTGCTTTGCTTTATGTTGGAATAAATATACCACTATTGCTTGGTTTTGGATTTAAGGTTAAACGGAGTTTCATATTGCTGACTGTTGCATTCATGTCCTTCCAAATTATAAGTAATATTATTTACACAATTCCAGAAGTAAAGAATTTTATATTACAATACACAAATATAGCTTCTGGTTGATATAAAAATATTGTTATAAACTTTAAAAATGAAGATGGCTCAACTACCTCTATATTTCTTGAAAATTCAACAGGTTGACCAATTTTAATTAATGGTGTTCTTGGATCAATCTGCGTTGGTATTCCTGTTGCTATTGCTTGAAAAAATGGAGGATCAACAGGTGGCACAGATATAATTGCTTACTATTTTTCAACTAAAAAGCAAAAAAATGTAGCTGCAGTTATGCTTATGGTTAGTTTATGCTCAACGTCATTATTTCTATTAGTTTTTGGTATAGCAGCTCCACATTCTGAAGCTATTGATTTATCACTTGTTAGACAAGATTACTTAACAATCAATTCTGAAGAAACAAAAATGACTGGTAAATTAGTTTTAGATGCTACAAATAATATTACACAACAACAATTTACCGAAAGATATATTTCACCAAGAACTGTTTTTGGATTAAGAGAATTTTCTACAATTCTATACATAATTATTAATAATGTTCTTCTTGGAATTCTTTATCCAAAATACAAAAAAGTTACTCTTGAAATATCATGCAAAAATCCTGAAGATATACTTCAATATCTTAAAGATATTAAATATTGACACTCATACACAATTTATACAGCAAGAAGCGGTTATTTAGACTCTGACATTAAAATTATTTCAACAACACTTTTATATCTTGAATCAAAAGATTTAATTGATGATATAAAATTAATTGATCCAAAAGCATGGGTTGCAATTAAGCCAGTTGAAGAAGTTAAAGGATCATTTAACACATCTTTTGTTGAAAATTAA
- the ftsY gene encoding signal recognition particle-docking protein FtsY, giving the protein MGFFNYLKDKLFGWKKKSSDEKVALKEAQLDKQTEEELIKSKKLEKYQAGLDKSSSLGLKILDLQNKHKQINEDYFDELEEILIMSDISAKLVYAIISHIKNEVRLRDLSDTKDIGELIADQMFVIYTNNSVVDTTLNVQDNRLNIIIFIGVNGSGKTTSIAKLAYKYIKEGKKVLIAAADTFRAGAVDQLGIWAQRVGAEIVKPVKEGVDPASVVYSALEKAKNENYDLLLIDTAGRLQNKINLMKELEKMYGIIAKFQEDAPHECLLVLDATTGQNGISQAKAFSEVAKPTGIILTKMDGTSKGGIVLSIKDEFDLNVKFIGLGEKLDDLQEFDLDNFIYEMTKDLIDKDEETN; this is encoded by the coding sequence ATGGGATTTTTTAATTATTTAAAAGATAAGCTTTTTGGTTGAAAAAAGAAATCAAGTGATGAAAAAGTTGCATTAAAAGAAGCACAATTAGATAAACAAACTGAAGAAGAATTAATTAAATCAAAAAAATTAGAAAAATACCAAGCAGGTTTAGATAAATCAAGCTCGCTCGGTCTTAAAATTCTTGATTTACAAAATAAGCATAAACAAATTAATGAAGACTATTTTGATGAATTAGAAGAAATTTTAATCATGTCAGACATTAGTGCAAAATTAGTTTATGCAATAATATCGCATATTAAAAATGAAGTTAGATTACGTGATTTAAGTGACACTAAGGATATTGGTGAATTAATAGCTGACCAAATGTTTGTTATTTACACAAATAATAGTGTTGTTGATACTACACTTAATGTACAAGACAATAGATTAAATATAATAATTTTCATTGGTGTAAACGGCTCTGGAAAGACAACAAGTATTGCTAAATTGGCCTATAAATATATAAAAGAAGGAAAAAAAGTTTTAATTGCTGCTGCTGATACATTTAGAGCAGGAGCTGTTGATCAATTAGGAATTTGGGCACAGAGAGTTGGTGCAGAAATTGTTAAACCAGTAAAAGAAGGTGTGGATCCAGCTAGTGTTGTTTATAGTGCACTTGAAAAAGCAAAAAATGAAAATTATGATTTGCTTTTAATTGATACTGCAGGGCGACTTCAAAACAAAATTAACTTGATGAAAGAACTTGAAAAAATGTATGGTATTATTGCCAAATTCCAAGAAGATGCTCCACATGAATGTTTGTTAGTTCTTGATGCAACTACTGGACAAAATGGAATTAGTCAGGCAAAAGCATTTAGTGAAGTAGCAAAACCAACAGGAATTATTTTGACCAAAATGGATGGAACTTCAAAAGGTGGAATTGTATTATCAATAAAAGATGAATTTGACTTAAATGTTAAATTTATAGGCTTGGGTGAAAAATTAGATGATTTACAAGAATTTGATCTTGACAATTTTATTTATGAAATGACAAAGGATTTAATTGACAAGGATGAAGAAACAAATTAA
- a CDS encoding sigma factor-like helix-turn-helix DNA-binding protein yields the protein MKKQINDIRNIEYWCHLFEKYEGLLTQTQRQAFKLYFYEDLSYAEVAQITATTRSAAYDSVNKAMKKLEKIANSTTD from the coding sequence ATGAAGAAACAAATTAACGATATTAGAAACATTGAATATTGATGTCATCTTTTTGAAAAATATGAAGGTTTATTAACTCAAACTCAGAGACAGGCTTTTAAACTTTATTTTTATGAAGATCTTTCATATGCTGAGGTTGCTCAAATAACAGCAACCACTAGGTCAGCTGCTTATGATAGTGTAAATAAAGCCATGAAAAAGTTAGAAAAAATAGCAAACAGCACCACTGATTAA
- the rpmG gene encoding 50S ribosomal protein L33, protein MPRDGFTFACTECKMENYISKKNKKNTPEKVELKKYCPKCNASKVHKEKK, encoded by the coding sequence ATGCCAAGAGATGGATTTACATTTGCTTGTACAGAATGCAAGATGGAAAACTACATTAGCAAAAAAAATAAGAAAAATACACCTGAAAAGGTTGAACTAAAAAAATATTGCCCAAAATGTAATGCAAGCAAAGTTCACAAGGAAAAGAAATAA
- a CDS encoding 5'-3' exonuclease, translated as MQNNGKKMLIVDGNFLLFQSFYASYNPYKPESVLKAKNGISTNGVHVFFNTLFKLIKYIEPSHLFIAFDAKGKTKRHEIYENYKTGRTKAPEIIFEQFKLVKEVLTSMNIKWAEKEGDEADDLIATIATKNDQFHNYIYSKDKDLLQLVNENNSIISTIKDANKFSTYDLITILNFKLLYGIKPEQIPDYKGLAGDSSDNLKGVQGIGEKRAIALLKEYETLENIYDCLIDVKGKTREYLINDKESAFFCKKLAVLNKDVKLPYSINDLLIELDINAVNILNEYSLYNVLDQYKNNLSSKYKK; from the coding sequence ATGCAAAATAATGGTAAAAAAATGTTAATTGTTGATGGTAATTTTTTACTATTCCAATCATTCTATGCTTCTTATAATCCCTACAAACCAGAAAGTGTTTTAAAGGCTAAAAATGGTATTAGTACAAATGGTGTTCATGTTTTTTTCAACACATTATTCAAGTTAATTAAATATATAGAACCAAGCCACTTGTTTATAGCATTTGATGCAAAAGGCAAAACTAAGAGACATGAAATTTATGAAAACTATAAAACAGGAAGAACAAAGGCGCCAGAAATTATTTTCGAACAATTCAAATTAGTAAAAGAAGTCCTTACATCAATGAATATAAAATGAGCTGAAAAAGAAGGAGATGAAGCTGATGATTTAATAGCTACAATAGCTACAAAAAATGATCAATTTCACAATTATATTTATTCAAAAGACAAAGATTTATTGCAACTTGTAAATGAAAATAATTCAATTATATCAACTATAAAGGATGCAAATAAATTTAGTACATATGATCTCATTACAATTTTAAATTTCAAATTATTATATGGTATCAAACCCGAACAAATTCCAGACTATAAAGGCCTAGCTGGTGACTCTTCTGATAACTTAAAAGGTGTCCAAGGAATAGGCGAAAAAAGAGCAATAGCATTATTAAAAGAATATGAAACATTAGAAAACATATACGACTGTTTAATAGATGTAAAAGGAAAAACAAGAGAATATTTAATAAATGACAAAGAATCAGCATTCTTTTGTAAAAAATTAGCTGTATTGAACAAAGATGTTAAACTTCCTTATTCTATTAATGATTTATTAATTGAACTAGATATAAATGCTGTGAATATTCTTAATGAGTACAGTTTATACAACGTATTAGATCAATATAAAAATAATCTATCATCAAAATATAAAAAGTAA